One window from the genome of Gopherus evgoodei ecotype Sinaloan lineage chromosome 2, rGopEvg1_v1.p, whole genome shotgun sequence encodes:
- the DKK4 gene encoding dickkopf-related protein 4: MVAALLLGLSCVCSPLVALVLDYNSIKSSAEVQDTRKNSQCTTDQDCNASKFCLKPEDEVSFCATCRGLRRRCKRNAMCCPGTICLNDVCSQTEVVTPTEGRRTDEQDGSDSKGTTQHQIQEKNSKKGLVKSPSNKGREGESCLRTSDCAFGLCCARHFWTKICKPVLREGLVCSRRGHKDVAQGPEIFQRCDCGPGLSCRPPLTGLPQRSRLNICQRS, encoded by the exons ATGGTGGCAGCCTTGCTGCTGGGGCTCAGCTGCGTCTGTTCCCCATTGGTAGCCCTGGTCCTAGACTACAACAGCATCAAGAGTTCAGCTGAAGTGCAGGACACCAGAAAG aATTCACAGTGCACAACAGACCAGGACTGTAATGCCAGCAAATTCTGCCTCAAGCCTGAAGATGAAGTGTCCTTCTGTGCTACCTGTCGTGGGTTACGAAGAAGATGCAAGCGTAATGCTATGTGCTGCCCAGGGACTATTTGTCTAAATG ATGTTTGCAGCCAGACTGAAGTAGTTACCCCAACAGAAGGAAGAAGGACTGATGAACAGGATGGTTCTGATTCAAAAGGGACAACTCAACACCAGATCCAAGAAAAGAACTCTAAAAAAGGACTTGTCAAATCTCCAAGCAATAAAG GTCGAGAGGGAGAAAGCTGCCTTCGCACATCAGATTGTGCCTTTGGGCTTTGCTGCGCTCGCCATTTCTGGACCAAAATCTGTAAGCCAGTTCTCCGTGAAGGACTGGTCTGTTCCCGCCGGGGACACAAAGATGTTGCTCAAGGTCCAGAAATTTTCCAACGCTGTGATTGTGGCCCAGGTTTGTCTTGCCGACCACCGCTCACTGGGCTGCCACAACGATCTCGCTTAAACATCTGCCAAAGAAGCTAA